CTCCTCTCCTGCCCGGCAGCCTGCGCGTCCTCGGCGGCAGGCCCCAGAAGAGCCGGGCGTTTCGCGAGGGGAAGTTCTATCTCCAGGACGAAGGCTCCCAAGCCGTCGTCTTCCTGATGCAGGCGCGCCCCGGGGAGATCCTGGCCGACCTCTGCGCCGCCCCCGGCGGCAAGTCCTTCGGGCTCGCCTCCCTCGCCGGCCGGAGCGGCAGGGTGCTGTCGATCGATCGAAGCCTCTCGCGCATCAGGGTTCTGGTGGAGAATCGCGACCGGCTCGATCTTCCCCAGGTGATGCCCGTGGTCGCGGACCTCGAGAAGCCACCCCCTGCCGGAAGCTCCTTTGCAGGCGTTCTCCTCGATGCTCCCTGCACCGGCACGGGGATCCTGCGGCGGCAGCCCGAGATACGTTGGAGGCGATCGCCGGCCGATATCGTCTCCCTGGTCTTGCGCCAGGACGCGCTTCTGGAGACGGCCTCCCGCCTGGTCGCCCGGGGCGGTCGCCTGGTCTACTCGGTGTGCAGTCTCGAGCCTGAGGAAGGGGAGGACCGGATCGCGGGCTTCCTGAGCCGCCACCCCGACTTCGCCGTTCGGGATCCTCGCGCCTCGCTCCCGCCCGAAATGGTTTCCGCGGTCGCCTCTTCCGGCTTCCTCCGGACCTGGCCCCACCGCCATGGCTGCGACGGATTCTTCGCGGCTGTCCTGCAGCGCCAAGGGGCGGAAGCGCCGTCCGTCTGTTGAACCGGTGGGATCCCTATGCTAAGATGCCGCCCCAGGTTCGGAACGCGTTAACAGCGACACATCAATCACTTGGACAAGATGGATCCCCTCCCCGCGGACCCTGCTCCCCCTCGACGACCCGTTACGACCCGAGTCCTCTTCTCCACCCTGAAGTGGGGCATTCTCGTCGCGGCTTTGCTGGGTACCGCCGGGATCAGCGGATACCTCTTCATGAAGAAGACCGTCCGGGGGGGCGAAGTGGAGGTCCCGGCGCTGGAAGGGAAGACCTTGTCGGAGGCGGCCGCGGTGGTCAAGGCGGCTGGATTGACCGTCGAAAGGAGCGGTGAGCGCAGCGACCCTCACGTCGAGGCGGGCAAGATCGTCGTCCAGGATCCGCCCGGGGGCGCCCGTCTGAAGCGCAACCGGAAGGTGCGGGTCATCGTCAGTCTCGGCACCGAAGTCCTGCAGGTCCCTTTGCTGGTGAATCAGCCGGCGCGGCGGGCGCAGATCGCCCTTCAGCAAGCGGGGTTGCGGATCGGCGACATTGCCTACGCCTACAGCCCGACGATGGGCGGGGATCGAATCCTCGCCCAGGAGCCGCCGCAGGGGACGCCCCGGGCGCGCCAGGGAATCGTCGATCTGCTCGTCAGCAAGGGCGCGCGCCCGCGAGTCTGGGTGATGCCGGCGGTCGAAGGTCAGAACCTGGCGGGGGCGACGCGAATCTTCGAGCAGGCAGGATTCCGAGTGGGCAATATCCGCCGCGAAGCCGCTCCGGACGTTCCGGGCGGGACGGTGCTCCAGCAGTATCCTCCGGCCGGATATCCGCTCCGGGAGGGCGATTCGATCTCGCTCGTCGTCAGCTCGGAAGGAGAAGACAGTGGCTAGCCAGACCGCCGGAAAGGCGATCCTCGCCCCCTCGGTCCTGTCCTCGGACTTCGGGATTCTCGCGGAACAGGTGCGCGCCGTGGAGCAAGGCGGCGCGGGGGCGATCCACCTCGACGTCATGGACGGCCATTTCGTCCCGAACCTCACCATCGGCCCCGTGGTGGTGCGGGCGGTGGACCGGATCACCCCGCTCCCGCTCGACGTTCACCTCATGATCGAGGAGCCCGATCGCTACCTCGAATCGTTTCGTGAGGCGGGCGCCGATTGGATCTCGGTGCACGTCGAGGCGGTGACCCACCTCCATCGGACCGTCTGCCGGATTCGCGAGATCGGCGCGAGTCCCGGCGTCGTCCTGAACCCCGCGACCCCTCTGGCCGCTCTGGAGGAGATCCTCGAGTTCGCCGATTTCGTCCTGCTGATGTCGGTCAATCCCGGCTTCGGAGGCCAGGCCTTCATTTCCTCCGTCCTTCGCAAGGTCGAAGCGCTCCGGGAGATGGTCCGCCGCCGCGGGCTGACGACGCGCCTCGAAGTGGACGGCGGCGTGGGAGCCGAGAACGCCGGCGATCTCGTCCGTGCCGGCGCCGGCATCCTGGTGGCGGGAAACGCGGTGTTCGGGAAGGGGGACCCGGCCCAAAACGTCCGCCGTCTTCTCGAGGTGATGCGCGAGGCGGAGGGATGAAGCGCGGGATCACGAGTGTCCGCGTGCGCTATCCCGAGGTCGATCGGATGGGCGTGGCGCACCATTCCCACTTTCTCTCCTGGTTCGAGATGGGGAGGACCGAGCTGCTCCGGGGCGTCGGCTGCTCCTACGCGGAGATGGAATCCCAGGGCGTCTTCATGCCCGTCGTCGAGGTGATCTGCCGTTACCGCTCTCCCGTCCGCTACGACGATCTGCTGGAAGTCGAGACGCACCTGATGGAGATCTCGGGGAGCCGGGTGACCTTCGACTACCGTCTTCGCCGGCAGGGAGAGGACACCCTCCTGGCCGAGGCCCGCACGGTCCACGCCACGGTGAACCGGGAAGGCCAGGTGATTCGGATCCCCGCCGCCTACCGGGACCTCCTGGCCCGCCCGTGACGATGCCGCGAAAGCACGGCCTCCGCCTCGTCCGAGCCTCCCGCATCTTCCCGGCGTTCGCGCTGCTTCTCCTCGCGTCGCTCGCCTGCCACCGTCAGTCGAAGGTCCATGCCGTCCAGCCGATCGACCAGGTCTATCGCGACGCGGTGCACAAAATCGACAAGAAGCGGTACTACAAGGCCCGAGCGCTGCTGCAGTCTCTGCAGACCCGCCTGCCGCAGGACGACCGCGAGCTCCTGCCTCTCGTGCAGCTCAAGCTCGCCGACGCCTTCTATCTCGACGGCGGCGTCCTGAACCTGGGGGAGGCCCTCGGGGCCTACCGG
This is a stretch of genomic DNA from Candidatus Polarisedimenticolia bacterium. It encodes these proteins:
- the rsmB gene encoding 16S rRNA (cytosine(967)-C(5))-methyltransferase RsmB — its product is MRRKRSDAAADPRSLACEILDNLERAGSRASEELARLGDRLADDRDMRLATELVYGTLRRRSGLDYHLVRLSGRDLERIDPALLAPLRVALYQILHLDRVPASAAVNESVEIARRRLGERSAGFVNAVLRKAARDRPALRLPEEGDDPDGFMALSYSLPRWMIERWRERLGDEETCRLAASLVSPAPLSLWVNGSRTDAARLAEELAGEGIATAGSPLLPGSLRVLGGRPQKSRAFREGKFYLQDEGSQAVVFLMQARPGEILADLCAAPGGKSFGLASLAGRSGRVLSIDRSLSRIRVLVENRDRLDLPQVMPVVADLEKPPPAGSSFAGVLLDAPCTGTGILRRQPEIRWRRSPADIVSLVLRQDALLETASRLVARGGRLVYSVCSLEPEEGEDRIAGFLSRHPDFAVRDPRASLPPEMVSAVASSGFLRTWPHRHGCDGFFAAVLQRQGAEAPSVC
- a CDS encoding PASTA domain-containing protein; amino-acid sequence: MKKTVRGGEVEVPALEGKTLSEAAAVVKAAGLTVERSGERSDPHVEAGKIVVQDPPGGARLKRNRKVRVIVSLGTEVLQVPLLVNQPARRAQIALQQAGLRIGDIAYAYSPTMGGDRILAQEPPQGTPRARQGIVDLLVSKGARPRVWVMPAVEGQNLAGATRIFEQAGFRVGNIRREAAPDVPGGTVLQQYPPAGYPLREGDSISLVVSSEGEDSG
- the rpe gene encoding ribulose-phosphate 3-epimerase, whose translation is MASQTAGKAILAPSVLSSDFGILAEQVRAVEQGGAGAIHLDVMDGHFVPNLTIGPVVVRAVDRITPLPLDVHLMIEEPDRYLESFREAGADWISVHVEAVTHLHRTVCRIREIGASPGVVLNPATPLAALEEILEFADFVLLMSVNPGFGGQAFISSVLRKVEALREMVRRRGLTTRLEVDGGVGAENAGDLVRAGAGILVAGNAVFGKGDPAQNVRRLLEVMREAEG
- a CDS encoding thioesterase family protein produces the protein MKRGITSVRVRYPEVDRMGVAHHSHFLSWFEMGRTELLRGVGCSYAEMESQGVFMPVVEVICRYRSPVRYDDLLEVETHLMEISGSRVTFDYRLRRQGEDTLLAEARTVHATVNREGQVIRIPAAYRDLLARP